A single genomic interval of Cupriavidus sp. MP-37 harbors:
- a CDS encoding LysR family transcriptional regulator — MDKLKQIEAFIAVVEHGSMAAAALTQNVTPVMIGRRINALEARIGVKLLHRSTRRIAVTEQGAVFMEQCKKALADLDRAEMLIAEGKHKATGHLIVSAPAAFGRKHVAPHAPAFLASNPEVQISFNLTDRVVDLVREGYDVGIRIGGAIDPNFVAIKLASNKRVVCGTPAYFAKYGVPQTLDDLAQHNCLAFNLQGGQQRGWYFSQNGKTVTVRVNGNLDCNDGELLHRWTGEGLGLGWRSTWEILPQLESGELITVLDEYALPAYDILAVYPQQRPVPAKIRFFIEHLKAQFARPGYWMDTAGGN; from the coding sequence ATGGACAAACTCAAGCAAATCGAAGCCTTTATCGCCGTGGTGGAGCACGGCAGCATGGCGGCCGCGGCGCTGACGCAGAACGTCACGCCGGTGATGATCGGCCGCCGCATCAACGCACTCGAAGCCCGCATCGGCGTCAAGCTGCTGCACCGGTCCACGCGCCGCATCGCCGTGACCGAGCAGGGCGCGGTGTTCATGGAGCAGTGCAAGAAGGCGCTGGCCGACCTCGACCGCGCCGAGATGCTGATCGCCGAAGGCAAGCACAAGGCCACCGGCCACCTGATCGTGTCGGCGCCGGCGGCGTTCGGGCGCAAGCACGTGGCGCCGCACGCGCCGGCGTTCCTGGCCAGCAATCCCGAGGTGCAGATCTCGTTCAACCTGACCGACCGCGTGGTCGACCTTGTGCGCGAAGGCTATGACGTCGGCATCCGCATCGGCGGTGCCATCGACCCCAACTTCGTCGCGATCAAGCTGGCGTCGAACAAGCGCGTGGTGTGCGGCACGCCGGCGTACTTCGCCAAGTACGGCGTGCCGCAGACGCTGGACGACCTGGCGCAGCACAACTGCCTGGCGTTCAACCTGCAGGGCGGGCAGCAGCGCGGCTGGTACTTCAGCCAGAACGGCAAGACCGTGACCGTGCGCGTCAACGGCAACCTCGACTGCAACGACGGCGAGCTGCTGCACCGCTGGACCGGCGAGGGCCTGGGCCTGGGCTGGCGCTCCACCTGGGAAATCCTGCCGCAGCTCGAGAGCGGCGAGCTGATCACGGTGCTGGACGAATACGCGCTGCCCGCCTACGACATCCTCGCCGTGTACCCGCAGCAGCGTCCGGTACCGGCCAAGATCCGCTTTTTCATCGAGCACCTGAAGGCGCAGTTCGCGCGCCCGGGCTACTGGATGGACACGGCGGGCGGCAACTGA
- a CDS encoding DUF2784 domain-containing protein: MPIAAWLADLVVIAHALFIVFVVAGGLLVLRWPRAAWVHLPAAVWGVLIEWAGWICPLTPLENTLRRAAGQAGYSGGFVERYLLPLIYPAGLTPAVQLWLGMVVLVVNVAIYALWWRRRRHHHARR, encoded by the coding sequence ATGCCGATTGCCGCCTGGCTGGCCGACCTTGTCGTGATCGCGCACGCGCTGTTCATTGTGTTCGTGGTGGCGGGCGGCCTGCTGGTATTGCGCTGGCCGCGCGCCGCCTGGGTGCACCTGCCCGCCGCGGTGTGGGGCGTGCTGATCGAATGGGCCGGCTGGATCTGCCCGCTGACGCCGCTGGAAAACACGCTGCGCCGGGCTGCCGGGCAGGCCGGCTACAGCGGCGGCTTTGTCGAGCGCTACCTGTTGCCGCTGATCTATCCGGCGGGGCTGACGCCCGCGGTGCAGCTGTGGCTCGGCATGGTGGTGCTGGTGGTGAACGTGGCGATCTATGCGCTGTGGTGGCGCCGGCGGCGCCACCATCATGCCAGGCGCTGA
- a CDS encoding crotonase/enoyl-CoA hydratase family protein, with protein MSASSNERILVTIEDGVADVRLNRPDKMNALDQAMFDALIETGEQLARLPDLRAVVLSGAGRAFCAGLDMGRMAGMLADDAGASQPDSLGAGRLGQRTHGISNRPQYACMVWRELPVPVFAAVHGVAFGGGLQVALGADVRYVAPDARLSVMELKWGLVPDMAGMVLTRGLVRPDVLRELVYSARVLSGNEACALGLGTYLADDPRAAALAAAREVAQKNPDAIRAAKRLMAVAERGDHAAILQAESDEQDRLVGSPNQREAVLANLEKRAPRFTPAS; from the coding sequence ATGAGCGCCAGCAGCAACGAACGTATCCTCGTGACGATCGAAGACGGCGTCGCCGACGTCCGCCTGAACCGTCCTGACAAGATGAACGCGCTCGACCAGGCGATGTTCGATGCCCTGATCGAGACCGGCGAACAGCTCGCGCGCCTGCCGGACCTGCGCGCGGTGGTGCTGTCCGGCGCAGGCCGCGCCTTCTGCGCAGGACTGGACATGGGCCGCATGGCCGGCATGTTGGCGGACGATGCGGGCGCGTCGCAGCCCGACAGCCTCGGCGCGGGCCGGCTCGGACAGCGCACCCACGGCATCTCCAACCGCCCGCAGTACGCCTGCATGGTCTGGCGCGAGCTGCCGGTGCCGGTCTTCGCCGCGGTGCACGGCGTGGCCTTCGGCGGCGGGCTGCAGGTGGCGCTGGGCGCCGATGTGCGCTACGTCGCGCCGGATGCCAGGCTGTCGGTGATGGAGCTGAAGTGGGGGCTGGTGCCGGACATGGCGGGCATGGTGCTGACGCGCGGGCTGGTGCGCCCCGATGTGCTGCGCGAACTGGTCTACAGCGCGCGCGTGCTGAGCGGCAACGAGGCGTGCGCGCTGGGGCTGGGCACCTACCTTGCCGACGACCCGCGCGCTGCGGCACTGGCCGCGGCGCGCGAAGTCGCGCAGAAGAACCCGGATGCGATCCGCGCCGCCAAGCGGCTGATGGCCGTGGCCGAGCGCGGCGACCACGCCGCCATCCTGCAGGCCGAGTCCGACGAGCAGGACCGGCTGGTGGGCTCGCCCAACCAGCGCGAGGCGGTGCTGGCCAACCTGGAGAAACGCGCGCCGCGCTTCACGCCGGCAAGCTGA
- a CDS encoding enoyl-CoA hydratase-related protein → MTATVLYQASEGVATLTLNRPDVLNALNADILRELREAVDRAAADAEVRAVLLTGAGRGFCAGADLAARQGGGVSDSGTLLRERYHPIIMALREMPKPVITAVNGVAAGAGMSLALAGDVVLAARSASFLQAFSKIGLIPDAGSTYFLPRYAGEMRARALAILAEKIDAEEAHRIGLVWKVHDDAALQDEAGKLARHLATMPTMAYAMIKQALNQSFGNDLAAQLEVEATLQSRASRSEDCKEGVAAFVEKRKPQFKGR, encoded by the coding sequence ATGACGGCAACCGTCCTCTACCAAGCCAGCGAAGGCGTGGCCACGCTGACCCTGAACCGCCCGGACGTGCTCAATGCACTGAACGCCGACATCCTGCGCGAACTGCGCGAGGCCGTGGACCGCGCCGCGGCCGACGCCGAGGTGCGTGCGGTGCTGCTGACCGGCGCCGGCCGCGGCTTCTGCGCCGGCGCCGACCTGGCCGCGCGCCAGGGCGGCGGCGTGTCCGATTCCGGCACGCTGCTGCGCGAACGCTACCACCCGATCATCATGGCGCTGCGCGAAATGCCCAAGCCGGTCATCACCGCGGTCAACGGCGTCGCCGCCGGTGCCGGCATGAGCCTGGCGCTGGCGGGCGACGTGGTGCTGGCGGCGCGCTCGGCCAGCTTCCTGCAGGCGTTCTCCAAGATCGGCCTGATCCCTGATGCCGGCAGCACCTACTTCCTGCCGCGCTATGCCGGCGAGATGCGCGCCCGCGCACTGGCCATCCTCGCCGAGAAGATCGACGCGGAAGAAGCCCACCGCATCGGGCTGGTGTGGAAAGTCCACGACGACGCCGCGCTGCAGGACGAGGCCGGCAAGCTGGCCCGCCACCTGGCGACCATGCCGACCATGGCCTACGCCATGATCAAGCAGGCCCTCAACCAGAGCTTCGGCAACGACCTGGCCGCGCAGCTCGAGGTGGAAGCCACGCTGCAGTCGCGCGCCAGCCGCAGCGAAGACTGCAAGGAAGGCGTCGCCGCCTTCGTCGAGAAGCGCAAGCCGCAGTTCAAGGGCCGCTGA
- a CDS encoding SDR family oxidoreductase, which produces MPSAFRPDAFAGKTVFVAGASSGINLGIAHGFARAGARLALISRTAERIQAAADTITAAGGTAIGMAADVRDYAAVEAALARAQDELGPIDVVISGAAGNFLAPVVGMSANAFKTVVDIDLLGTFNVFRASFDHLNKPGASLIAITAPQAVNAMMFQAHACAAKAGINMLIKCLAMEWGPAGVRVNGISPGPIADTEGMARLAPTPEIEARYKARLALRDYGTKDDIADAAMYLSSDNARYVTGTILDCDGGSKLGDASADALKKPQ; this is translated from the coding sequence ATGCCCAGCGCCTTCCGTCCCGACGCCTTTGCCGGCAAGACCGTATTCGTCGCCGGCGCTTCGTCCGGCATCAACCTTGGCATCGCGCACGGCTTTGCCCGCGCCGGCGCCCGGCTGGCGCTGATCAGCCGCACCGCCGAGCGCATCCAGGCCGCCGCCGACACCATCACCGCGGCCGGCGGCACCGCCATCGGCATGGCCGCCGACGTGCGCGACTACGCCGCGGTCGAAGCCGCCCTCGCGCGTGCGCAGGATGAACTGGGCCCGATCGATGTGGTGATCTCCGGCGCCGCCGGCAATTTCCTGGCGCCCGTGGTCGGCATGTCGGCCAATGCCTTCAAGACCGTGGTCGATATCGACCTGCTCGGCACCTTCAACGTGTTCCGCGCCAGCTTCGACCACCTCAACAAGCCGGGCGCGTCGCTGATCGCAATCACCGCGCCGCAGGCGGTCAACGCGATGATGTTCCAGGCCCATGCCTGCGCCGCCAAGGCCGGCATCAACATGCTGATCAAGTGCCTGGCGATGGAATGGGGACCGGCGGGGGTGCGCGTCAACGGCATCTCGCCCGGCCCGATCGCCGACACCGAAGGCATGGCGCGGCTGGCGCCGACGCCCGAGATCGAGGCCCGCTACAAGGCGCGGCTGGCGCTGCGCGACTACGGCACCAAGGACGATATCGCCGACGCCGCGATGTACCTGAGCAGCGACAACGCCCGCTATGTCACCGGCACCATCCTCGACTGCGACGGCGGCAGCAAGCTCGGCGACGCCTCGGCCGACGCGCTGAAGAAGCCGCAATAG
- a CDS encoding GntR family transcriptional regulator, protein MPEHIDPDMTAEAIADDIVAAIVSHRLPPGTKLREEALASVYRVSRTKVRAALLMLSKDKVIQIVPDKGAFVAKPSAEEAREVFAVRRILEAALAREFVAKATAADYKRIDRHLAAERKSLAGNDAQVRTRLLGDFHIVLAEVVGNGVLTEMMRELSARSAVITMLYQSRRDAACSSDEHREFIEAARAGDVERAVTLMVDHLGHVEGALHFEETAPVARGKDLVAALLA, encoded by the coding sequence ATGCCCGAGCATATCGATCCTGACATGACCGCCGAAGCGATCGCCGACGACATCGTCGCGGCCATCGTTTCGCACCGCCTGCCGCCCGGCACCAAGCTGCGCGAGGAGGCGCTGGCCAGTGTCTACCGCGTCAGCCGCACCAAGGTGCGCGCGGCGCTGCTGATGCTGTCCAAGGACAAGGTCATCCAGATCGTGCCGGACAAAGGGGCGTTCGTGGCCAAGCCCAGCGCCGAGGAAGCGCGCGAGGTGTTCGCGGTGCGCCGCATCCTCGAAGCCGCGCTGGCGCGCGAGTTTGTCGCCAAGGCCACTGCCGCCGACTACAAGCGCATCGACCGCCACCTGGCGGCCGAGCGCAAGTCGCTGGCGGGCAACGATGCGCAGGTGCGCACCCGGCTGCTGGGCGACTTCCATATCGTGCTGGCCGAAGTGGTCGGCAACGGCGTGCTGACCGAGATGATGCGCGAGCTGTCGGCGCGCAGCGCGGTCATCACCATGCTGTACCAGTCGCGCCGCGACGCGGCCTGCTCGTCGGACGAGCACCGCGAGTTCATCGAGGCCGCCCGCGCCGGCGATGTCGAGCGCGCCGTCACGCTGATGGTCGACCACCTGGGCCACGTGGAAGGCGCGCTGCATTTCGAGGAAACCGCGCCGGTTGCGCGCGGCAAGGACCTGGTGGCCGCGCTGCTGGCCTAG